The DNA sequence GTCAGACAAGGAGTGAATGACACTGGTGTGTCTTGCCAGGGAGTAGAGGCACATGCGCACCTGCCAGCTCGGCAAGGGGCGCAATTGTAGAGAAGGCGGGACACACAAGCAAGGAAATTGGCGATTATTTGAACAGCCAGAAACATATTCACAATGTGCAAGGCCCCATTCGCGGGCACGCCCGCTCCTACAGGTTCAGCGCAGCCTTTGGCATTGCAGATTACCTGTGGGAGCGGGCGTGCCCGCGAAGAGGCCGGTACAGGCTATCGATCAGCGCTTGGCCTGCCGCTGGCGCACGGCCTCGAACAGGCAGACCCCGGTCGCCACCGAGACGTTCAGGCTGCTGACGCTACCGGCCATCGGCAGCTTCACCAGGAAATCGCAATGCTCGCGGGTCAGCCGGCGCATGCCCTTGCCTTCCGCGCCCATGATCATCACCAGCGGCCCGGTCAGGTCCTGCTGGTAGATCTCCTGCTCGGCTTCGCCAGCGGTACCGACCACCCACAGGCCACGCTGCTGCAACTTCTCCAGGGTGCGCGCCAGGTTGGTCACGGCCACCAGCGGGATCACTTCCGCCGCTCCGCAGGCCACCTTGCGCACCACCGGGGTCAGGGTTGCAGACTTGTCCTTGGGCACGATCACCGCCGTGGCACCGGCCGCATCGGCGGTACGCAGGCAGGCACCGAGGTTATGCGGGTCGGTGACGCCGTCCAGCACCAGGATCAGCGGTGGCGTTTCGCTACGCTCAAGCAGCTCCTCGAGCATCAACTCGCCCCACACCTGGCTTGGGCTCACCTCGGCAACCACGCCCTGGTGCACGCCTTCGACCCAGGCATCCAGCTCGCGACGCTCGGCCTGGCCAACCGCCACGCGGTTTTCTGCGGCCAGCGCCAGCAACGCCTGGATGCGCGGCTCGCTGCGCCCTTCCGACAGCCAGATCTGCTTGACCCGCTTCGGATGGTGCTGCAGCAATGCCTGCACGGCGTGCACGCCGTAGATCTTTTCCAGCTGACTCATGACTTGTTCTTGCTCTTGCGTGGCGCGCCGGACTTCGACGGCCCTTTACGGTGCTTGGTCGGCTTGCCAGAGGCCTTGCCACCTTTGTCCGACTTGCTGCCGGCATGGCCGCTGCTGCGCGCCTCGCTCATCAGCGCCTTCTTCATTTCGCGGCTCTTGCGCACTTCGGCGTTACGCTGCACGGCGTCCTTCGGGAAGTACGCCTCGGCGGTCTCGCTCTTGCGGCTGCGCGGCTTCGGCGTGGCCTTGGCCTCGACCGGGGCCTGCTCGGCCTGGCCGGCAGCCGGTGCGGCGCCACGCTGCTTGCGGCCGATCGGCGCGGCAAGGGTGCTTTCCGACACTTCGAAATCGATCTTGCGCTCGTCCAGGTCGACGCGCATGACCTTGACCTCGATCGTGTCGCCCAGGCGGAAGCTGCGCCCGGTGCGTTCGCCAGACAGGCGGTGGTGCACCGGGTCGAAGTGGTAGTAGTCACCCGGCAGCGCACTGACGTGCACCAGGCCTTCTACATAGATATCGGTCAGCTCGACGAACAGGCCGAACCCGGTCACTGCGGTGATCACGCCCGGGAAGGTCTCGCCCACGCGGTCTTTCATGAACTCGCACTTGAGCCAGTTGACCACGTCACGGGTGGCTTCATCGGCCCGGCGCTCGGTCATCGAGCACTGCTCGCCGAGTTGCTCGAGGGTGTTCTCGTCATACGGGTAGATACGCGCCTTGGGAATGCTCATGGCGCCGGCACGCTTGACGTGCGGGGTATCGACCCTGGAGCGGATGATGCTGCGGATGGCGCGGTGCACCAGCAGGTCCGGATAGCGACGAATCGGCGAGGTGAAGTGGGTGTACGCCTCGTAGTTCAGGCCGAAGTGGCCGTTGTTTTCGGTGCTGTACACCGCCTGGCTCAACGAACGCAGCATCACGGTCTGGATCAGGTGGAAGTCCGGGCGCCCGGCGATGCTCGCCAGCAAGGCCTGGTAATCCTTCGGCGACGGATCCTTGCCCTTGTGCAGGGTCAGGCCCAGCTCGCCGAGGAAGGCGCGCAGCTTTTCCAGGCGCTCTGGCGGCGGGCCGTCGTGCACACGGTACAACGCAGGCACGCCATGCTTCTGCAGGAACTCGGCGGTGGCCACGTTGGCCGCCAGCATGCATTCCTCGATCAGCTTGTGGGCATCGTTGCGCACGGTCGGGCGGATTTCCGCGATCTTGCGCTCGTCGCCGAAGATGATGCGGGTTTCCTGGGTCTCGAAGTCGATCGCGCCACGGGTGTGGCGGGCAGCTACCAGCACCTTGTACAGGTTGTACAGGTTCTTCAGGTCCGGCACGACTGCCTTGTACTCCTCGCGCAGCGCCTTGCCCTCACGGGTGCGGGAGTGCTCGAGC is a window from the Pseudomonas anuradhapurensis genome containing:
- the rnr gene encoding ribonuclease R, translated to MADWQSLDPEAAREAEKYDNPIPSRELILQRLADRGEPAAREELAAEFGLHDEDQIEALRRRLRAMERDGQLIYTRRGTYAPVDKLDLICGRVSGHRDGFGFLIPDDGSEDLFLSPAQMRLVFDGDRGLARVSGVDRRGRREGVLVEIISRAHESVVGRYFEEGGIGYVTPDNPKIQQEVLVTAGRNGGAKIGQFVEIKITHWPTPRFQPQGDVVEVIGNYMAPGMEIDVALRSYDIPHVWPKEVIKEARKFRSEVEEKDKEKRVDLRHLPFVTIDGEDARDFDDAVYCEPLGKLRLFSGGWRLYVAIADVSSYVRLGSALDVEAQQRGNSVYFPERVVPMLPEELSNGLCSLNPHVDRLAMVCEMTMNKAGQMVDYQFYEGVIHSQARLTYNKVSSMLEHSRTREGKALREEYKAVVPDLKNLYNLYKVLVAARHTRGAIDFETQETRIIFGDERKIAEIRPTVRNDAHKLIEECMLAANVATAEFLQKHGVPALYRVHDGPPPERLEKLRAFLGELGLTLHKGKDPSPKDYQALLASIAGRPDFHLIQTVMLRSLSQAVYSTENNGHFGLNYEAYTHFTSPIRRYPDLLVHRAIRSIIRSRVDTPHVKRAGAMSIPKARIYPYDENTLEQLGEQCSMTERRADEATRDVVNWLKCEFMKDRVGETFPGVITAVTGFGLFVELTDIYVEGLVHVSALPGDYYHFDPVHHRLSGERTGRSFRLGDTIEVKVMRVDLDERKIDFEVSESTLAAPIGRKQRGAAPAAGQAEQAPVEAKATPKPRSRKSETAEAYFPKDAVQRNAEVRKSREMKKALMSEARSSGHAGSKSDKGGKASGKPTKHRKGPSKSGAPRKSKNKS
- the rlmB gene encoding 23S rRNA (guanosine(2251)-2'-O)-methyltransferase RlmB, which translates into the protein MSQLEKIYGVHAVQALLQHHPKRVKQIWLSEGRSEPRIQALLALAAENRVAVGQAERRELDAWVEGVHQGVVAEVSPSQVWGELMLEELLERSETPPLILVLDGVTDPHNLGACLRTADAAGATAVIVPKDKSATLTPVVRKVACGAAEVIPLVAVTNLARTLEKLQQRGLWVVGTAGEAEQEIYQQDLTGPLVMIMGAEGKGMRRLTREHCDFLVKLPMAGSVSSLNVSVATGVCLFEAVRQRQAKR